The region ATGAACAATCGCGCTGCTCAGTTTATCATAATCTATCTTACTGAGAATCCATACTATAGGCAAAAATGCGATTACTATTCTGAGGGGCCGAATATACTTTTTATTTGACAATTTCATATATTTAAGTAACATTATTTATTATAATTACGTAATTATTTTTCTATAAATTAAGTTATGGACAAATATGGTAAGGCCATATTCAAGAAATAATCGAGTTTTCAAATATATGGATATACTTGATAGATATGTGATTTTGCATGAAGTCGGCTCCGGTGGGATGGCAACGGTGTACTGCGCACAGGATACGCTGCTGTCCCGCAAAGTTGCCATCAAAATGATCCATCCCCATCTTCTGGAGCGAATTGATGCTATTAAGCGTTTCAGAACAGAAGCTCAGGCTATTGCCTCATTAGCCCATGAAAATATAATAAAAGTTTTTGATTATGGAGAAGAGCATGACAAGCATTTTTTGATAATGGAATTTATCGATGGCGTTCCTCTTAATGATCTTCTGGAAAAACACACAATCCTTCCTGATGTTTTTATTCTGGAAATGATGTGCCAGATACTGTCGGGGATTCAGGCAGCACATGAACAAGGGATTATCCATCGTGACATAAAGCCTGCCAATATAATGATCGATAAATCCGGGTATATTCGTATCATGGATTTCGGGATAGCCTATTTAGTAAATAAGGATTCAATCACCGTTACCGGAACATTCGTTGGCTCTCCAAGCTATATATCCCCGGAGCAGGCCGAAGGGAAAAAAGTTGATGGAAAAACTGATGTTTTTTCACTGGCATCACTGATATATGAATGCCTGGCAGGCAAACAGCCGTTTGAGCGTGATAATTCACATGCTGTAATCCGGGCTATCATTGATGATGAATCAGAACCTGTGTTCCGACATAATCCTGAAGTCTTATTCTGGCTTTCCGATTTAGTCGCATCCTGCATGAGAAAGGATCCGGCGTGCAGGCCTGATGCCGGGGAAGCACTAAATCGTATTGAGACGCAATGCCGCCAAGATCAGATAAGGCTGGGGAAGCACAGGATTACTGATTTTTTAGTTGATCCGGTTTCCTGCAAGAATAAAGAAAAGGCCGAGCTTTTTGAGATTTATTGCA is a window of Chitinivibrionales bacterium DNA encoding:
- a CDS encoding protein kinase, which translates into the protein MVRPYSRNNRVFKYMDILDRYVILHEVGSGGMATVYCAQDTLLSRKVAIKMIHPHLLERIDAIKRFRTEAQAIASLAHENIIKVFDYGEEHDKHFLIMEFIDGVPLNDLLEKHTILPDVFILEMMCQILSGIQAAHEQGIIHRDIKPANIMIDKSGYIRIMDFGIAYLVNKDSITVTGTFVGSPSYISPEQAEGKKVDGKTDVFSLASLIYECLAGKQPFERDNSHAVIRAIIDDESEPVFRHNPEVLFWLSDLVASCMRKDPACRPDAGEALNRIETQCRQDQIRLGKHRITDFLVDPVSCKNKEKAELFEIYCNKARSDFNNKKQSSCIRNLNQARCFGALAPEDEKLSVLLKRNNFIKKTGFLAALFLIVACSAYFLLKSVRFDFAGSFKSSDSRADTVRITHYDSTAYGLGRNSGPSSNHSEESTNPKSRSNEKEEVAAAEDFHQIQMTDLKEPSSGKREDIGFLFIRTNPPWVRIFVDGVERGETPRNEIIPLAPGKHDILLRKDGFFDFQDSIIVETFDTTNKMVKMVASEP